In one window of Janthinobacterium sp. 1_2014MBL_MicDiv DNA:
- a CDS encoding DUF2946 domain-containing protein yields MTALTRRCAAWIACFALLLAALAPSISQAVANAKQESGSGWAEICSVAGIRFVQVADDGAADGKSGGKAMQMEHCAFCATHAGSVGLPPSPVLPLPVAGGTAILPALYYQSPAPLFIWSTAQSRAPPALV; encoded by the coding sequence ATGACCGCACTCACACGTCGCTGCGCCGCCTGGATCGCCTGTTTCGCGCTCCTGCTGGCGGCGCTCGCGCCGTCGATATCCCAGGCCGTCGCCAACGCCAAGCAGGAATCGGGCTCCGGCTGGGCTGAAATCTGTTCGGTGGCCGGCATCCGTTTCGTCCAGGTCGCCGACGATGGCGCTGCCGATGGCAAGTCCGGCGGCAAGGCCATGCAGATGGAGCATTGCGCCTTCTGTGCCACGCATGCGGGTTCCGTCGGCTTGCCGCCCAGCCCCGTGCTGCCGCTGCCTGTCGCCGGCGGCACGGCCATCCTGCCTGCGCTGTACTACCAGTCTCCCGCACCGCTGTTCATCTGGTCCACCGCGCAATCGCGCGCGCCGCCCGCTCTCGTCTAG
- a CDS encoding PqiC family protein, which produces MTAVLLGGCSTPQPEHFYTLSGGADAQPAKPVKYYVEVLAVSVPQQVSRNQFVVTAPSGRIELLEQQRWAGPLAGEIGQSLSTAVTNELGAIDVFRTPHPDNLPVYRISTNVQRFESVMGQYALIDAVWSVRQLAGNKVVTCRTVANEKVAAGYDELVTGHRRAVARIATDMAGVVRALEAGNAACPAT; this is translated from the coding sequence ATGACAGCCGTCCTGCTGGGTGGTTGTTCCACGCCGCAGCCCGAGCATTTCTATACCCTGAGCGGCGGCGCCGACGCGCAGCCGGCCAAACCCGTGAAATACTATGTCGAGGTGCTGGCCGTCAGCGTGCCGCAGCAGGTGAGCCGCAACCAGTTCGTCGTGACGGCGCCCTCGGGCCGCATCGAATTGCTCGAGCAGCAGCGCTGGGCCGGGCCGCTGGCCGGCGAGATCGGCCAGTCCCTGTCGACGGCCGTGACGAACGAGCTGGGCGCCATCGATGTGTTCCGCACGCCACATCCGGACAACCTGCCCGTGTACCGCATCAGCACCAATGTGCAGCGCTTCGAGTCGGTGATGGGGCAGTACGCGCTGATCGACGCCGTGTGGAGCGTACGCCAGCTGGCTGGCAACAAGGTAGTGACTTGCCGCACGGTGGCGAATGAAAAAGTGGCTGCCGGCTACGATGAACTGGTGACGGGCCACCGCCGCGCCGTGGCGCGTATCGCCACCGACATGGCGGGCGTGGTGCGCGCCCTGGAGGCCGGCAACGCCGCCTGTCCCGCCACCTGA